Proteins encoded in a region of the Planococcus citri chromosome 1, ihPlaCitr1.1, whole genome shotgun sequence genome:
- the LOC135832016 gene encoding RRP15-like protein isoform X2 has translation MKLGKSVPLKYDEKSDAWIESYDSYSEEDEFENEVLGDNFLDSKTDSKNKSSSDNDDDENDNDNDNASDSEGNDEGDMLNVQNKLKSNPGWADAMAKILRSKKSLNKKTIVLSKAKKIKDVKPKKVELDFEIVGAENEENEKPNVDELDDKKNIFSRKSTIKECETRGRVKPSILDKDRERTLMKIATKGVVQLFNAVRQQQKTVEKTIKKAGKSELKRERMLESIDKKKFLDVLAGSVKSTPIDNEIKSEEIPSKQKCMWGVLRDDFMMGANLKDWDKQE, from the exons ATGAAGCTAGGAAAGTCAGTTCCTTTGAAGT ACGACGAAAAATCGGACGCATGGATCGAAAGCTACGATTCGTACAGCGAAGAAGACGAATTCGAAAATGAAGTACTCggcgataattttttggattctaAAACCGACAGTAAAAACAAATCATCGTCCgataacgacgacgatgaaaacgacaacgacaacgacaacgcTTCCGATAGCGAAGGAAACGATGAAGGAGATATGTTGAAtgtacaaaataaattgaaatcgaaTCCCGGATGGGCAGACGCCATGGCTAAAATTTTGAGAAGCAAGAAATCCCTTAATAAGAAAACCATCGTATTATCCAAAGCTAAAAAGATTAAAGacgtaaaaccaaaaaaagtcgaGCTCGACTTCGAAATCGTTGGCGCGGAAAACGAGGAAAATGAAAAGCCAAATGTAGACGAATTggatgataaaaaaaacatattcagcAGAAAATCAACG ATAAAAGAATGTGAAACAAGAGGCAGAGTTAAACCTTCCATATTGGATAAAGATCGTGAACGTACTTTAATGAAAATTGCCACGAA AGGCGTCGTACAGTTGTTTAACGCAGTGAGGCAACAACAAAAGACAGTGGAGAAGACGATCAAAAAAGCCGGTAAATCGGAATTGAAACGTGAACGAATGTTGGAGTCAATTGATAAGAAAAAGTTCCTCGATGTTCTAGCTGGTTCAGTTAAAAGCACACCCATTGATAACGAAATTAAATCGGAAGAG ATCCCTAGTAAACAAAAATGCATGTGGGGTGTACTCAGAGACGATTTTATGATGGGTGCAAATCTCAAAGACTGGGATAAACAGGAATGA
- the LOC135832016 gene encoding RRP15-like protein isoform X1, whose amino-acid sequence MDSSASSVSSASDDEKSDAWIESYDSYSEEDEFENEVLGDNFLDSKTDSKNKSSSDNDDDENDNDNDNASDSEGNDEGDMLNVQNKLKSNPGWADAMAKILRSKKSLNKKTIVLSKAKKIKDVKPKKVELDFEIVGAENEENEKPNVDELDDKKNIFSRKSTIKECETRGRVKPSILDKDRERTLMKIATKGVVQLFNAVRQQQKTVEKTIKKAGKSELKRERMLESIDKKKFLDVLAGSVKSTPIDNEIKSEEIPSKQKCMWGVLRDDFMMGANLKDWDKQE is encoded by the exons ACGACGAAAAATCGGACGCATGGATCGAAAGCTACGATTCGTACAGCGAAGAAGACGAATTCGAAAATGAAGTACTCggcgataattttttggattctaAAACCGACAGTAAAAACAAATCATCGTCCgataacgacgacgatgaaaacgacaacgacaacgacaacgcTTCCGATAGCGAAGGAAACGATGAAGGAGATATGTTGAAtgtacaaaataaattgaaatcgaaTCCCGGATGGGCAGACGCCATGGCTAAAATTTTGAGAAGCAAGAAATCCCTTAATAAGAAAACCATCGTATTATCCAAAGCTAAAAAGATTAAAGacgtaaaaccaaaaaaagtcgaGCTCGACTTCGAAATCGTTGGCGCGGAAAACGAGGAAAATGAAAAGCCAAATGTAGACGAATTggatgataaaaaaaacatattcagcAGAAAATCAACG ATAAAAGAATGTGAAACAAGAGGCAGAGTTAAACCTTCCATATTGGATAAAGATCGTGAACGTACTTTAATGAAAATTGCCACGAA AGGCGTCGTACAGTTGTTTAACGCAGTGAGGCAACAACAAAAGACAGTGGAGAAGACGATCAAAAAAGCCGGTAAATCGGAATTGAAACGTGAACGAATGTTGGAGTCAATTGATAAGAAAAAGTTCCTCGATGTTCTAGCTGGTTCAGTTAAAAGCACACCCATTGATAACGAAATTAAATCGGAAGAG ATCCCTAGTAAACAAAAATGCATGTGGGGTGTACTCAGAGACGATTTTATGATGGGTGCAAATCTCAAAGACTGGGATAAACAGGAATGA
- the Kyat gene encoding kynurenine aminotransferase — protein sequence MKLQLRFFSKSAMSLNNVQSRFALPARFRDCTYSVWVEFVDLVAKYKPLNLGQGFPDYNASQYIPSTLATVAAEKNNFLHQYTRGFGHPRLVNILGKMYSKLINRQINPMTEILITCGAYEAIYSAIAGHVDQGDEVIIIEPFYDCYEAIVRIFGGVPRFIPLRNTKTGSSGDVYSSDWKLDTEELSGLFNSKTKLIILNTPHNPTGKAFTREELQIIADLCKKHNVVCLSDEVYEWLVYKPNVHVRIATLPGMWERTLTVGSVGKTFSVTGWKCGWIYGPDYLLKNANIAHQNNIYTYNTPIQEAIALCFEKEFLNLDSGNAYFQNLPSHLQPKRDYFMNVLKKVGFKPTIPDAGYFVVADWSALAKYADLSAEPDPIKDYKFSKWMTKNVKLLGIPPSAFYGKEHKTLAENYIRFCFFKEDKTLQNAENILTTWKDSCKL from the exons AT GAAACTACAATTGAGATTCTTCTCTAAAAGCGCCATGTCTTTGAATAATGTGCAATCCAGATTCGCTCTTCCAGCAAGATTCAGAGATTGTACCTACAGTGTTTG GGTAGAGTTTGTCGATTTGGTGGCTAAGTATAAACCATTGAATTTGGGACAAGGTTTCCCTGATTATAATGCATCGCAGTATATACCTTCCACGCTCGCAACAGTTGCtgctgaaaaaaacaactttcttCATCAATATACCCGTGGTTTT GGTCATCCGAGACTGGTCAACATACTGGGAAAAATGTATTCCAAGTTGATAAATCGTCAAATAAACCCGAtgactgaaattttaatcacttGCGGCGCATATGAAGCCATCTACAGCGCTATCGCTGGTCATGTAGATCAAGGTGATGAAGTTATAATCATCGAACCATTTTACGACTGTTATGAAGCCATTGTTCGCATTTTCGGCGGCGTTCCACGTTTCATCCCGTTGAGAAAT ACGAAAACTGGCAGCAGCGGAGACGTTTATTCTAGCGACTGGAAACTAGACACAGAAGAGCTGAGTGGTTTATTCAATAGTAAAACCAAATTAATAATACTCAACACTCCGCACAACCCTACTGGGAAGGCATTCACTCGAGAAGAGCTACAAATCATAGCTGATCTGTGTAAAAAACACAATGTTGTCTGTTTATCTGATGAAGTATACGAATGGTTAGTGTATAAACCAAATGTTCACGTGAGAATAG caaCGCTTCCTGGCATGTGGGAAAGAACTTTAACAGTTGGCTCGGTTGGGAAAACATTCAGTGTAACTGGATGGAAATGTGGTTGGATATATGGACCAGActacttattgaaaaatgctAATATCGCgcatcaaaataatatttatactTACAATACGCCTATTCAA GAAGCCATTGCGTTGTGTTTCGAGAAGGAATTCCTTAATTTAGATAGCGGAAatgcttattttcaaaatttaccttcaCACTTACAACCTAAACGAGATTATTTCATGAATGTTCTTAAAAAGGTAGGATTCAAACCCACAATACCTGATGCGGGATATTTCGTCGTTGCAGACTGGTCAGCTCTTG CGAAATACGCTGATTTATCAGCAGAGCCTGATCCCATAAAAGATTACAAGTTCTCCAAATGGATGACAAAAAACGTCAAATTATTGGGAATTCCTCCGTCAGCTTTTTATGGTAAAGAACACAAAACGTTGGCTGAAAACTACATCCGATTCTGTTTCTTTAAG GAGGATAAAACGCTTCAAAATGCCGAAAATATACTGACCACTTGGAAGGATTCGTGTAAGTTGTAG